One genomic segment of Bradyrhizobium prioriisuperbiae includes these proteins:
- a CDS encoding HU family DNA-binding protein, whose amino-acid sequence MAKKAAATPATVTLKHLAAALAEDHELSKKQTEAILGDLVTRVTKHLKKGERIRIVGLGILQVRKRAARIGRNPATGEQIQIKASKKVAFRAAKELKEAV is encoded by the coding sequence ATGGCGAAGAAAGCAGCAGCTACCCCAGCCACCGTCACGCTCAAGCACCTGGCCGCCGCGCTGGCCGAGGACCATGAGCTGTCCAAGAAGCAGACCGAAGCCATTCTCGGCGACCTGGTGACCCGCGTCACCAAGCACCTGAAGAAGGGCGAGCGCATCCGCATCGTCGGCCTCGGCATTCTCCAAGTTCGCAAGCGGGCTGCCCGCATCGGCCGCAACCCGGCGACCGGCGAACAGATCCAGATCAAGGCCAGCAAGAAGGTTGCCTTCCGCGCGGCCAAGGAACTCAAGGAAGCCGTCTGA
- a CDS encoding DUF4864 domain-containing protein produces the protein MTPAVADVVAATQNTIRSQAEAFGRDDAAAAYSYAAPAIQNIFPQADIFMSMVRRSYAPIYRHKSFEFGDARNVAGQIQQDVHIIDADGEAWEALYTLEPQPDGSLKIVGCVLKKAPGQAV, from the coding sequence ATGACGCCGGCCGTTGCTGACGTCGTTGCTGCCACACAAAACACCATCCGCTCGCAAGCCGAAGCGTTCGGCCGTGACGATGCCGCCGCCGCATATTCCTACGCCGCACCCGCCATCCAGAACATCTTTCCACAGGCTGACATCTTCATGTCGATGGTCCGCCGCAGCTACGCACCGATCTATCGCCACAAGAGTTTCGAGTTCGGCGATGCCCGCAACGTGGCGGGCCAGATCCAGCAGGACGTGCACATCATCGATGCGGACGGTGAGGCCTGGGAGGCGCTGTACACCCTCGAGCCGCAGCCCGACGGCAGCCTGAAGATCGTGGGATGCGTTCTGAAGAAGGCGCCGGGGCAAGCGGTCTAA
- the pepT gene encoding peptidase T encodes MTLPLPFTYTVTERFVRYVAIDTQSDPDSPTCPSTDKQKNLGRLLAQELRDMGISDAHLDEHGYVYGTLPATTSKQVPVICFCSHMDTSPDCTGKDVKPQIVSDYQGGDLVLPADPSQIIRVEEHPALREQIGNDIITTDGTTLLGADNKAGVAEIMDAARFLIEHPQIKHGTIKILFTPDEEIGRGVDKVDLKKLAADFAYTMDGESAGHLEDETFSADGAVIAIQGVSAHPGFAKGRMEHAIKIAARIIERLPKDTCSPETTEDREGFLHVTRLEGGLDSAQISLIVRDFTEAGLKQKEELLESITRDVFSDFPRSSYRMEIKPQYRNMKEVLDRHPEITAHAEEAIRRAGLTPVRTSIRGGTDGSRLSFMGLPCPNIFAGEHAFHSRLEWVSVQDMEKAVQTIVHLAMVWEENA; translated from the coding sequence GTGACCCTCCCCCTCCCGTTTACCTACACGGTGACCGAACGCTTCGTGCGCTACGTCGCCATCGATACCCAGTCCGATCCGGACTCGCCGACCTGCCCCTCCACCGACAAGCAGAAGAACCTGGGCCGCCTGCTGGCCCAGGAGCTCAGGGATATGGGCATCAGTGACGCTCATCTCGACGAGCACGGCTACGTCTACGGCACGCTCCCGGCGACGACCTCCAAGCAGGTGCCGGTGATCTGCTTCTGCTCGCACATGGACACTTCGCCCGACTGCACCGGCAAGGACGTCAAGCCGCAGATCGTGAGCGATTATCAAGGCGGCGACCTCGTGCTGCCGGCGGATCCCTCGCAGATCATCCGCGTCGAGGAGCACCCGGCGCTGCGCGAGCAGATCGGCAACGACATCATCACCACCGACGGCACGACGCTGCTCGGCGCCGACAACAAGGCCGGCGTCGCCGAGATCATGGATGCGGCGCGCTTCCTGATCGAGCATCCGCAGATCAAGCACGGCACCATCAAGATCCTGTTCACCCCCGACGAGGAAATCGGCCGCGGCGTCGACAAGGTCGACCTCAAGAAGCTGGCGGCAGACTTCGCCTACACCATGGACGGCGAAAGCGCCGGCCATCTGGAAGACGAAACCTTTTCCGCCGATGGCGCCGTCATCGCCATCCAGGGCGTCAGCGCCCATCCCGGATTCGCCAAGGGCCGGATGGAACATGCGATCAAGATCGCCGCCCGCATCATTGAGCGGCTGCCGAAGGACACCTGCTCGCCGGAAACAACTGAAGACCGCGAAGGCTTCCTGCACGTCACGCGGCTCGAGGGCGGGCTCGACAGCGCGCAGATCAGCCTGATCGTACGCGACTTCACCGAGGCCGGTTTGAAGCAGAAGGAGGAACTGCTGGAGTCCATCACGCGGGATGTTTTCAGCGACTTCCCGCGGTCGTCCTACCGGATGGAGATCAAGCCGCAATACCGCAACATGAAAGAGGTGCTCGACCGTCATCCGGAGATCACCGCCCATGCCGAGGAAGCTATCCGGCGCGCCGGCCTGACGCCGGTCCGGACCAGCATCCGCGGCGGCACCGACGGCTCCCGTCTCTCTTTCATGGGACTGCCCTGCCCGAACATCTTCGCTGGCGAGCACGCGTTCCACTCGCGTCTGGAGTGGGTCAGCGTGCAGGACATGGAGAAGGCGGTGCAGACCATCGTGCACCTGGCGATGGTCTGGGAGGAAAACGCTTAG
- a CDS encoding fumarylacetoacetate hydrolase family protein, with the protein MVALNAVSVLPDDGTAGTLVGRVWLPAAAGPSVVAIRDGGVFDVTSRFPTISALAEEVDPAVALRGVVGVHIGDLDGILANTPPDRRDVTKPWLLAPVDLQVLKAAGVTFAVSMLERVIEERARGNPASAAAIRAEVVRLVGDDFSKLKPGSAEAMRLKEVLVAQQAWSQYLEVGIGPDAEVFTKAPVLSSVGAGMDAGLHPKSSWNNPEPEVVLVVSSHGRIVGATLGNDVNLRDFEGRSALLLSKAKDNNASCAIGPFLRLFDKSFSLDDIRAMDIAMTVKGEDGFMLDGHSSISKISRDPEDLVEQTIGPTHQYPDGFALFLGTMFAPIKDRGAPGEGFTHKRDDIVTIETPKLGKLTNRMRTSDECERWQFGIGALMTNLAKRGYL; encoded by the coding sequence ATGGTGGCCTTGAACGCGGTCTCGGTGTTGCCCGATGACGGCACGGCGGGAACGCTGGTCGGCCGGGTCTGGCTGCCAGCGGCTGCCGGCCCCTCGGTGGTGGCGATCCGCGACGGCGGCGTTTTCGATGTGACGTCGCGTTTCCCGACCATCAGCGCGCTGGCGGAGGAGGTTGATCCCGCGGTCGCGCTGAGGGGCGTCGTCGGGGTGCACATCGGTGATCTCGACGGCATTCTCGCCAACACGCCACCCGACCGGCGCGATGTGACAAAGCCCTGGTTGCTGGCACCGGTCGATCTGCAGGTCCTGAAGGCCGCCGGCGTGACCTTTGCGGTCTCCATGCTGGAGCGGGTGATCGAGGAGCGGGCGCGGGGCAATCCGGCCTCGGCTGCCGCGATCCGGGCGGAAGTGGTCCGCCTGGTCGGCGATGATTTCTCCAAGCTGAAGCCGGGCTCCGCTGAGGCGATGCGCCTGAAGGAGGTGCTGGTCGCGCAGCAGGCCTGGAGCCAGTATCTCGAAGTCGGCATCGGTCCGGATGCGGAGGTCTTCACCAAGGCGCCGGTGCTGTCGTCGGTCGGCGCCGGGATGGATGCCGGCCTGCATCCGAAATCGAGCTGGAACAATCCCGAGCCGGAAGTGGTGCTGGTGGTGTCGAGCCACGGCCGCATCGTCGGCGCCACGCTTGGCAACGACGTCAACCTCAGGGATTTCGAGGGCCGCTCGGCCTTGCTCTTGTCCAAGGCCAAGGACAACAACGCCTCCTGCGCCATCGGGCCGTTCCTGCGGCTGTTCGACAAGAGCTTCAGCCTCGATGATATCAGGGCCATGGACATCGCCATGACGGTCAAGGGTGAGGACGGCTTCATGCTCGACGGTCATTCCTCGATCAGCAAGATCAGCCGGGATCCGGAAGATCTGGTGGAGCAGACCATCGGGCCGACCCACCAGTATCCGGATGGTTTCGCGCTGTTCCTCGGCACCATGTTCGCGCCGATCAAGGATCGCGGCGCGCCGGGCGAAGGGTTCACCCACAAGCGTGACGATATCGTCACCATCGAGACGCCGAAGCTCGGCAAGCTCACCAACCGGATGCGCACCAGCGATGAATGCGAGCGCTGGCAATTCGGCATCGGCGCGCTGATGACCAATCTGGCCAAGCGCGGCTATCTTTGA